In Pseudoalteromonas carrageenovora IAM 12662, the following proteins share a genomic window:
- a CDS encoding MipA/OmpV family protein: MASNRYYADNTLEPTQGFAWDWSAGAGFYIEDSYLVGIESYDKGVELDLSLAISYDRFYLDFDHNQLSGGLVIGYSLIDKFDWGLDILGTNTQAGFDEKGLGFYNNGVIKELQGIKKRNYDFDVGLRLTRRFENSQFSFEYLHDVSGAHNGWVINSFFSQILPWRNWEFRSGVGISAYSADFTNYYFGIDNDEATSLRPVYSSNASTSIMFEFHAEYPLSRDWVFLAGWLTTWFSKEIDDSPIISQGYQHKAKVGLRYVF, encoded by the coding sequence ATGGCAAGTAATCGCTATTATGCCGATAACACGCTAGAACCAACTCAAGGTTTTGCGTGGGACTGGAGTGCAGGCGCTGGCTTTTATATTGAAGACTCTTACCTTGTTGGGATTGAGTCTTACGATAAAGGCGTCGAACTTGACCTCAGCCTTGCTATTTCTTACGACAGATTTTACCTCGATTTTGATCATAACCAGCTAAGCGGCGGCCTTGTTATAGGCTACAGCCTTATCGATAAATTTGATTGGGGCCTAGATATTTTAGGCACCAATACTCAAGCCGGGTTTGATGAAAAAGGCCTTGGCTTTTATAACAATGGCGTTATAAAAGAGCTGCAAGGGATAAAAAAGCGTAATTACGATTTTGACGTAGGTCTTAGGTTAACCCGCAGATTCGAAAACTCACAATTCTCCTTTGAATACCTTCATGATGTATCGGGTGCCCACAATGGCTGGGTAATAAACAGCTTTTTTAGCCAAATATTACCATGGCGAAATTGGGAATTTAGATCCGGGGTGGGTATTAGCGCCTACTCCGCTGACTTTACTAATTACTATTTTGGTATAGATAACGATGAAGCCACCAGCCTTCGCCCTGTATATAGCAGTAATGCCAGCACCAGTATTATGTTTGAGTTTCATGCAGAATACCCCTTGAGCCGCGACTGGGTATTTTTAGCGGGTTGGCTCACTACTTGGTTTTCAAAAGAAATCGACGACAGCCCTATTATTTCCCAAGGATATCAACATAAAGCCAAGGTAGGCCTACGTTATGTATTTTAG
- a CDS encoding DUF3019 domain-containing protein, with amino-acid sequence MYFRWICVLLIFPSPWLLKAQEPPEALIALPDTCVALREGRNCYADVTLTWEQPVIGNYCLRDATSKYIMQCWLKQQSGTFNYAFDSQQSISFELFDSNTAKVISTAEVKLQWVYQNRQKKRRWRLF; translated from the coding sequence ATGTATTTTAGATGGATCTGTGTATTACTGATCTTCCCAAGCCCTTGGCTTTTAAAAGCACAAGAGCCACCAGAAGCACTTATAGCATTGCCCGATACCTGCGTTGCGCTGCGCGAAGGGCGTAATTGCTATGCTGATGTTACACTCACGTGGGAGCAACCTGTAATTGGTAATTACTGTCTGCGTGATGCAACATCAAAGTACATAATGCAATGTTGGCTCAAACAGCAAAGCGGCACTTTTAATTATGCTTTTGACTCACAGCAAAGCATTTCATTTGAACTATTTGATAGCAATACAGCTAAAGTCATCAGCACAGCAGAAGTAAAGCTACAATGGGTTTATCAAAACAGACAAAAAAAACGTCGCTGGCGACTATTTTAA
- a CDS encoding response regulator transcription factor, with the protein MDNYGTILLVEDDVSLAQWVAEYLTEQGYTTHVCHRGDEVVSQVKTLNPNIVLLDIMLPGQDGISVCRELRSFYSAPIIMLTARDEEMDEVIGLEVGASDYIMKPVRPRALLARIKAALRQNNEPNTPQVNESRIQVGALSINTESRNVTLNEQDINISSAEYLLLHYLASNAGQVVSRDAVFKATKGREYDGLDRSVDVLISALRKKFNDDSQNPEKIKTIWGRGYLLVSTAW; encoded by the coding sequence ATGGATAACTACGGCACCATTTTACTTGTTGAAGACGATGTATCGCTTGCCCAGTGGGTAGCTGAGTATTTAACAGAGCAAGGCTACACTACTCATGTTTGTCATCGGGGTGACGAAGTTGTTAGCCAAGTAAAAACATTGAACCCTAATATAGTGCTGCTTGATATTATGCTTCCAGGACAAGATGGCATTAGTGTTTGCAGAGAGCTTCGCAGTTTTTATAGCGCACCTATTATAATGCTCACCGCACGCGATGAAGAAATGGATGAAGTCATAGGCCTCGAAGTCGGTGCGAGCGATTACATAATGAAACCTGTTCGCCCGCGTGCCTTATTAGCACGAATCAAAGCCGCGCTGCGCCAAAACAATGAACCTAATACGCCACAGGTTAACGAAAGCCGTATTCAAGTCGGTGCGCTTAGTATTAATACCGAATCAAGAAATGTAACCCTTAATGAGCAAGATATAAACATATCAAGCGCCGAGTATTTATTACTACATTACCTAGCAAGTAATGCAGGCCAAGTTGTATCACGCGATGCTGTATTTAAAGCAACTAAAGGCAGAGAGTACGACGGACTTGATAGAAGTGTTGATGTGCTTATATCTGCACTTCGTAAAAAATTTAATGATGACTCACAAAACCCAGAAAAAATAAAAACTATTTGGGGCCGTGGCTATTTACTTGTTTCTACTGCGTGGTAA
- a CDS encoding sensor histidine kinase: MKKFYISLLGSALLSIVVLGWLIDAFSQRAHTPQDEFSQQSKMITGFSKQLANIPTPERSSYVKQLAQEFDILIDYKPNESLALPPSLLLQMHTPDGLILEDQQGFYMLYSSEILNPFHLSMRLDKHSDGEQRNDIMLTLLFYAGLCVFMGFIIAPLAKRLTVLNEAAKKFASGNVQARIKVSHFTYIKDVELTFNRMASQIEKLVAENKLMASSLSHDIRTPIACLRFGLDAALDSHDEHKIKQYLARMENDLDHMESMLSSYLAFATLEQNANKLTYSSTNIKPYLEDILVQLAPKLESQMLSVQLNSSDDLISADLHWLARAITNLLTNACDFASQYIYLSAKLHEQQLIITVEDDGPGIARENFNNVFSPFFREEDHRNRADKSYGLGLAIVAKVADWHHGNVKVTKSNQLGGACFTLTIAQHYNP; the protein is encoded by the coding sequence ATGAAAAAGTTTTATATATCACTCCTAGGCAGTGCACTGTTATCTATTGTGGTTTTAGGCTGGCTTATTGATGCATTTAGCCAGCGCGCACATACGCCACAAGATGAGTTTAGCCAACAAAGTAAAATGATTACTGGTTTTAGTAAGCAGCTCGCCAACATTCCTACACCAGAGCGCAGCAGCTATGTAAAACAACTTGCCCAAGAGTTTGATATTTTAATTGATTACAAACCTAACGAGTCGTTAGCCTTACCGCCATCACTATTATTACAAATGCACACCCCAGATGGTCTGATTTTAGAAGATCAGCAAGGCTTTTATATGCTTTACAGCAGTGAAATACTAAACCCTTTTCATTTATCTATGCGCTTAGATAAACACTCTGATGGCGAGCAACGTAATGACATAATGCTAACACTGCTATTTTATGCAGGCTTGTGTGTATTTATGGGCTTTATTATTGCCCCTTTAGCAAAACGTTTAACTGTATTAAACGAGGCTGCCAAAAAATTTGCATCCGGTAACGTTCAAGCCCGTATAAAAGTGTCGCACTTTACTTATATAAAAGATGTTGAGCTCACCTTTAATCGCATGGCGAGTCAGATAGAAAAGCTCGTCGCCGAAAATAAATTAATGGCCTCAAGCTTATCTCACGATATACGCACTCCTATAGCCTGCCTTCGATTTGGATTAGATGCCGCGCTTGATAGCCATGATGAGCATAAAATAAAGCAATATTTAGCACGAATGGAAAACGATTTGGATCATATGGAGTCTATGCTGAGCAGTTATTTAGCGTTTGCAACACTTGAGCAAAATGCTAATAAACTGACCTACTCTTCAACAAATATTAAACCATACCTTGAAGATATTTTAGTACAGCTTGCGCCAAAGCTTGAATCGCAAATGCTAAGTGTGCAGCTTAACAGTAGCGACGATTTAATAAGTGCCGATCTTCATTGGCTTGCACGTGCCATTACAAACTTATTAACGAATGCCTGCGATTTTGCGAGTCAATATATTTACTTAAGCGCAAAATTACACGAGCAACAGCTTATAATTACCGTAGAAGATGATGGCCCGGGAATCGCCCGTGAAAACTTTAATAATGTATTTAGCCCATTTTTTAGAGAAGAAGATCACCGTAATAGAGCCGATAAAAGTTATGGTCTTGGTTTGGCCATAGTTGCCAAAGTAGCTGATTGGCATCACGGTAATGTTAAAGTCACTAAAAGTAACCAACTAGGTGGGGCTTGTTTTACCCTCACTATTGCTCAGCATTACAATCCGTAA